The following are from one region of the Pseudodesulfovibrio piezophilus C1TLV30 genome:
- a CDS encoding DUF1786 domain-containing protein, producing the protein MSQTTLCLDIGSGTQDVLLYSPDMEVENCPKFVIPSPALQVGKRIATFTTHKENIWLHGRNMGGGVTRFIRAHQKAGLKVASSESAAYTIADDLTRISGSGIQLSETCPDGFTPVLLTDFDEQWWRNFLEAAELPWPNSITACAQDHGFHPGESNRMGRFKLWQSLLTDMGGHPEALVYDTPPPMLTRLVDLQEDINGGPVADTGAAAVLGALFVDEIEKHSQDTGITLVNIGNSHLIAFLLYDGRIHGVYEQHTGCVDGAKLWADLENFRCGCLSFDQVFEEKGHGCLTLDLPPEAGNFRPTYVLGPRRSMLSGYDVSFPAPGGDMMLAGCFGLIKGLAMR; encoded by the coding sequence ATGTCACAAACCACTCTCTGTCTCGATATCGGTAGCGGCACTCAAGATGTTCTTCTCTATTCTCCCGACATGGAGGTTGAGAACTGCCCCAAATTTGTCATCCCATCCCCTGCTCTCCAAGTCGGCAAACGAATAGCGACTTTCACCACACACAAGGAAAACATCTGGCTGCACGGTCGAAATATGGGTGGCGGAGTCACTCGATTCATCAGGGCACACCAAAAGGCCGGGCTGAAAGTCGCTTCCAGCGAAAGTGCAGCTTATACCATAGCCGATGATCTGACCCGAATTTCCGGTTCCGGGATTCAGTTGAGCGAGACGTGCCCGGACGGCTTCACTCCGGTTCTCCTGACTGACTTTGATGAACAATGGTGGCGCAATTTTCTGGAAGCGGCAGAATTACCCTGGCCTAACAGCATCACAGCCTGCGCACAGGACCACGGATTCCATCCGGGAGAATCCAATCGCATGGGGCGGTTCAAACTCTGGCAGTCCCTGCTCACTGACATGGGTGGCCACCCGGAAGCACTGGTTTATGACACTCCCCCCCCCATGCTGACCCGCCTTGTCGATCTTCAGGAAGACATCAATGGTGGACCGGTGGCTGACACCGGTGCAGCAGCGGTTCTTGGCGCACTCTTTGTCGATGAAATAGAAAAGCATAGCCAGGACACCGGTATTACTCTCGTCAATATCGGCAATTCTCACCTCATTGCATTTTTACTTTATGATGGGCGCATACATGGAGTTTATGAACAACACACCGGATGCGTCGATGGGGCCAAACTCTGGGCTGACCTTGAAAACTTCCGATGCGGCTGTCTCTCATTTGATCAGGTTTTCGAAGAGAAAGGGCACGGATGCCTGACGCTTGACCTCCCGCCCGAGGCAGGGAATTTTCGCCCGACATATGTTTTGGGTCCCAGACGATCCATGTTGAGCGGATACGATGTCTCATTCCCGGCACCTGGTGGAGATATGATGCTTGCCGGATGCTTCGGACTTATCAAGGGGCTTGCCATGCGATAG
- a CDS encoding HEAT repeat domain-containing protein yields the protein MATLDDFRNKEFLDQITILNEISGSKDPDTLPDLVELLKAPVGDTSIDYMVVNALNAVLSGNENKVIEGLTDDHDGYRILCIRVAGEHAFSHAAGPLMDIAKAEKDADRLMEVLTSLARIAAPETTPVFRTHLQHEDPFIKSSCIEALGKLEDIDSIDSFKTLIVESEAPDRYEICDITTWKAVEALATFSREDTIQFLVEKLHHKNPTVRRIITDALTSIGAPTIPALFKTFESGGTDDKILCANVLGFVGDRSGADGLVAAFDKGMAEDLNVRYAVYEALGRIGTMKGIICLVDGLQEEDELILMAVIGGLEKHVNPGMVSTLTKLIDKGDDQGAKLAKAVISSKATTIFKALYEDEKAGKALINALNTSKDSDIIDEFRNLLKEIGTDRAQADIDTLPVVFSGLRKALAADDSRSMCAMHRAILTDLEFSPYIAGNGEEAYDYVEQGEIFDIVITDMNMPVMDGMELVSKLRNTPGYENIPIIMVTTESEASQQNMAEKAGVTTFVTKPFKPETLKEKILEVLS from the coding sequence ATGGCGACACTAGACGATTTCCGTAACAAAGAATTCCTGGATCAAATCACGATCCTCAACGAGATATCCGGCAGCAAAGACCCTGATACCTTACCGGATTTGGTGGAACTGTTGAAGGCCCCAGTGGGTGACACCTCCATAGATTACATGGTGGTCAATGCACTCAATGCAGTCCTGTCCGGCAACGAAAATAAGGTCATAGAAGGCCTGACGGACGATCATGACGGATACCGTATCCTGTGCATCAGGGTTGCAGGGGAGCATGCTTTTTCGCACGCGGCCGGGCCGTTGATGGATATTGCCAAAGCTGAAAAAGATGCAGACCGCCTGATGGAGGTACTGACCTCCTTGGCACGCATAGCCGCCCCTGAAACAACTCCGGTCTTCCGCACCCACCTCCAGCACGAGGACCCGTTCATCAAATCCTCCTGCATCGAAGCGCTTGGAAAACTTGAAGATATTGATTCCATTGATTCTTTCAAGACCTTGATCGTTGAAAGCGAAGCCCCTGACCGCTACGAGATTTGCGATATCACCACATGGAAAGCAGTCGAAGCCCTGGCAACATTCTCACGGGAAGATACCATCCAATTCCTGGTTGAGAAACTGCACCACAAGAATCCCACAGTCAGACGTATCATAACCGATGCCCTGACCTCCATCGGTGCACCAACCATCCCCGCACTGTTCAAGACCTTTGAATCAGGCGGCACGGATGACAAGATTCTCTGCGCCAATGTTCTTGGTTTTGTCGGAGACAGATCTGGAGCAGATGGACTTGTTGCCGCATTTGACAAGGGAATGGCAGAAGATCTGAATGTTCGCTATGCCGTGTATGAAGCACTTGGTCGCATCGGAACAATGAAAGGGATCATCTGTCTGGTAGATGGCCTTCAGGAAGAAGACGAACTCATTCTCATGGCGGTCATCGGCGGTCTGGAAAAACATGTCAATCCGGGCATGGTCTCCACTTTGACCAAACTGATAGACAAGGGTGATGACCAAGGAGCCAAGCTCGCCAAAGCGGTTATTTCATCCAAGGCAACGACCATCTTCAAGGCGCTGTACGAAGATGAAAAAGCGGGCAAGGCCTTGATCAATGCCCTGAACACTTCCAAAGACTCCGACATAATCGACGAATTCAGGAATCTCCTCAAGGAGATAGGCACTGACAGGGCACAGGCCGATATCGATACATTGCCGGTTGTTTTCTCCGGTCTTCGCAAAGCCCTTGCTGCGGATGATTCCCGCTCCATGTGTGCCATGCATCGCGCCATCCTGACCGATCTTGAATTCTCCCCATATATCGCCGGAAATGGTGAAGAGGCCTACGACTATGTCGAGCAGGGAGAAATATTTGATATTGTCATCACAGATATGAACATGCCGGTCATGGATGGTATGGAGTTGGTTTCCAAGCTGCGCAATACTCCTGGCTACGAGAATATTCCTATTATCATGGTGACGACGGAGTCCGAAGCCTCCCAGCAAAACATGGCTGAAAAGGCCGGAGTCACGACATTTGTAACAAAACCGTTCAAACCAGAGACCCTCAAGGAAAAGATTCTGGAAGTCTTGAGTTAA
- a CDS encoding AsmA family protein: MNKPIKIGLSIVGVLLFLLITAAVILVATVDPNEYKAEIAQVVKDQTGRELTFQGDIGFTFFPWLGLEVGPVSLGNSQGFAPAEMLSINKASASIMIMPLFSGEITLGQVELDGFTLNLAVNKQGVTNWADLTHNESTPAATEPTPEAAATDENEGTGVSLQKLSVQGVTITNATVLYDDQASGKTLSLTNLDLITGEVGNGIATPVDLTFDLKLDDPKIETRPQFSAVVLLDHGAGTIRLDEIIMDALGLHLNGNAFVTTSQQNISYTATLNLTETNLKAVLQSLGTTLETTDPSALTKVSAALKLLGSTDSASLESLAIKLDDTTVTLDGSVRNFAHPALEVNVDIDAIDVDRYLPPAAEQSEESSMQTKQTETPSPAVEPDLSALRSLNLTSKITIGKIKAMNLTVTDILCETTASNGVVTSNPISAKLYDGSLKASSILNANPRLASWKEQATLTDVQAGPLLKDMTGTDPLLGTTVVKYDLVGSGLTPDTIKKSLGGTASFAFTNGAINGINIAKMIRNAFNVLKGKTTSDDQSEKTDFAELLGSANIRQGHVTNNDLLMKSPLLRVTGKGWADLPDNTVDYLSTVTVVGTLKGQDGASIEELTGLPLPISIKGSLDAPQIGLDTKALAEALFKGTFKKGTKGLEETLRNSILGGSKNTDTETPKTPGDFIKGLF, encoded by the coding sequence ATGAACAAACCAATTAAGATAGGACTCTCTATCGTCGGAGTACTCCTGTTTCTTCTGATCACGGCGGCGGTCATTCTCGTGGCAACCGTGGACCCCAATGAATACAAGGCCGAAATTGCCCAGGTGGTCAAAGATCAGACAGGCAGAGAACTCACATTTCAGGGAGATATAGGTTTCACCTTTTTCCCCTGGCTTGGCCTTGAAGTCGGACCGGTTTCCCTGGGAAACAGTCAGGGATTTGCTCCGGCTGAAATGCTCAGTATCAACAAGGCATCCGCATCAATTATGATCATGCCTCTTTTCTCAGGGGAGATAACTCTCGGTCAAGTTGAACTCGATGGATTCACATTGAATCTTGCCGTCAACAAACAGGGCGTCACCAATTGGGCAGACCTTACACATAACGAATCCACACCAGCAGCCACGGAACCAACTCCTGAAGCCGCTGCCACAGACGAAAACGAAGGAACAGGTGTCTCTCTGCAAAAACTGTCCGTGCAGGGTGTCACCATTACCAATGCCACGGTTCTCTATGATGACCAGGCCTCAGGAAAAACACTCTCCCTGACCAATCTCGATCTCATCACAGGAGAGGTCGGCAATGGGATAGCCACACCCGTTGACCTGACATTTGACCTGAAACTTGATGATCCTAAAATAGAAACTCGCCCCCAATTCAGTGCGGTCGTCCTTCTTGACCACGGGGCTGGGACAATCAGGCTTGACGAAATTATCATGGACGCTTTGGGGCTTCACCTCAACGGGAATGCCTTTGTCACGACAAGCCAACAAAATATCAGCTATACTGCGACACTGAATTTGACCGAAACAAACCTCAAAGCCGTCCTACAATCCTTAGGAACCACGCTTGAGACCACAGACCCTTCTGCGTTGACCAAAGTCAGCGCAGCTCTCAAGCTCTTGGGCAGTACGGATTCTGCCTCGCTCGAGTCTCTGGCTATCAAGTTGGATGACACCACCGTCACTCTTGACGGATCAGTCCGAAACTTTGCTCATCCGGCTTTGGAGGTCAACGTCGACATTGATGCCATTGACGTAGATCGTTATCTGCCACCGGCAGCAGAGCAATCCGAAGAGTCGTCCATGCAGACAAAACAGACTGAGACACCATCTCCGGCAGTCGAACCCGACTTGAGCGCTCTTCGTTCTCTCAATCTGACGTCAAAAATCACAATCGGGAAAATCAAGGCCATGAATCTGACTGTAACCGATATCCTGTGCGAAACCACAGCGAGCAACGGGGTTGTCACCAGCAATCCGATTTCGGCCAAACTCTACGATGGCAGCCTCAAGGCTTCATCCATCCTCAATGCGAATCCCCGTTTGGCTTCATGGAAGGAACAGGCCACGCTTACCGATGTTCAAGCGGGACCACTACTCAAAGATATGACCGGAACAGATCCGCTCCTCGGAACAACTGTCGTCAAATATGATCTTGTCGGTTCCGGCCTGACCCCTGACACCATCAAAAAAAGTCTCGGCGGCACAGCATCCTTCGCTTTCACCAACGGAGCGATCAATGGCATCAACATTGCCAAGATGATCCGCAATGCATTTAATGTGCTCAAGGGAAAAACCACCAGTGACGATCAATCGGAGAAAACCGATTTTGCCGAATTGCTTGGCAGCGCCAACATCCGGCAAGGACATGTCACCAACAACGATTTGCTCATGAAATCACCATTACTTCGTGTCACGGGAAAAGGATGGGCAGACTTGCCCGATAATACAGTCGATTACCTGAGCACAGTCACTGTCGTTGGCACATTGAAAGGCCAGGATGGAGCTTCTATCGAAGAATTGACAGGACTCCCCCTCCCCATTTCTATCAAAGGCTCGCTGGACGCACCTCAGATAGGATTGGACACCAAGGCCCTGGCTGAAGCGCTCTTCAAAGGGACATTCAAAAAGGGAACCAAAGGCTTGGAGGAAACACTCAGAAATTCCATCCTTGGCGGGAGTAAAAACACAGACACGGAAACCCCAAAGACACCGGGAGATTTTATCAAAGGACTCTTCTAA
- a CDS encoding esterase/lipase family protein, translated as MIYVFLFIALGGPLLRYTGFIISNWRAGTLGDIRKRFNGLLFPLLKGVWTAGLADLFVIPLYPLGFLGGKETLGEDTPVLLVHGLFHNASAWLIMKHRLREAGIVNVHTYQYGTMTGDFQGAVDGLRARLDVLLRRHPGGTVALVGHSLGGLVIRKAIGDPRYWDRIAGVVTLGSPHGGSDLAHCGFNAMARGLLPGGTIPVAASAAPDAHCPRLSLFSPVDDFVYPFTSLQVNREGWEESLCSPMSHVWMLYSREISGIVIDFLRGIGCQADDSGDSLEAF; from the coding sequence GTGATATATGTTTTCCTTTTTATTGCTCTCGGTGGCCCTCTTTTGCGCTACACGGGGTTTATCATTTCCAATTGGCGTGCAGGCACTCTGGGCGACATTCGAAAGCGATTCAACGGACTTCTTTTCCCCCTTCTCAAAGGAGTATGGACTGCCGGGCTGGCTGATCTTTTTGTTATTCCCCTGTACCCCCTCGGTTTTTTGGGCGGCAAGGAAACTCTTGGAGAAGACACGCCGGTTTTATTGGTTCACGGTTTGTTTCACAATGCCTCTGCCTGGTTGATTATGAAGCATCGCTTGCGGGAGGCCGGAATAGTCAATGTTCATACATATCAGTATGGAACCATGACCGGCGATTTCCAGGGAGCAGTGGACGGACTGCGCGCTCGATTGGATGTCCTGTTGCGTCGCCATCCAGGTGGGACTGTTGCTCTTGTGGGGCATAGCCTCGGAGGTCTGGTGATTCGAAAGGCCATAGGTGATCCACGTTATTGGGACCGAATCGCAGGGGTTGTGACTCTTGGCTCCCCGCACGGAGGTTCGGACCTTGCCCATTGTGGCTTTAATGCGATGGCTCGGGGATTACTCCCAGGCGGCACCATACCCGTTGCTGCCAGTGCGGCACCAGATGCCCATTGCCCGCGGCTTTCGCTCTTCTCACCGGTCGATGATTTCGTGTACCCGTTTACTTCTCTCCAAGTGAACCGGGAGGGGTGGGAGGAATCGCTGTGTTCTCCCATGAGTCACGTCTGGATGCTGTACTCCAGAGAAATTTCCGGCATAGTGATCGATTTTTTACGGGGCATCGGCTGTCAGGCTGATGACAGTGGTGATTCGCTGGAGGCTTTTTGA
- a CDS encoding esterase-like activity of phytase family protein, protein MFRFLIAFIITLSTSVSSVLAAEPVIQKFDIEIPKEFMVPYSGVYTKRFPQGFTLGIGSGLCYVGKAADGARVFYAISDRGPNADAPTYEESGKKIKTKMFATPQYTPSFGAVRVHDGKAVLSSLISLKNENMVPISGRPIPQGLVGSTGETPLDDSLTKLDFDSDGLDTEGIAIDRQNKHTIWICDEYGPFIAKVDSNTGRILKKYAPGKELPAIATSRQPNRGFEGIAVTPSNKVLTAIQSVCDVDGKIKKSKATFIRLLLLDPETGTVKQYAYPHNRDDYKHSRDAKIGDLHALSETQFILIERGKNADGKTRIPFYVIDIADATDISGMKTSDGKELETLHKKKALEDMGIHFVKKTKIVDIKDLGWKPGKAEGVALLPDKRTLAITSDNDFGFTYKVINPVKDDNGKTVKKITAYTVDSTGQVSYKGTPVDTKVELVPTQAASKLWLVTLPKKVDEY, encoded by the coding sequence ATGTTTCGTTTTCTGATTGCTTTCATCATCACTCTGTCCACTTCCGTCAGTTCAGTCCTTGCGGCAGAACCCGTTATCCAAAAATTTGATATTGAAATCCCCAAGGAATTTATGGTTCCCTATTCCGGAGTCTATACAAAGAGGTTCCCTCAAGGATTCACCCTCGGGATAGGGTCAGGATTGTGCTATGTCGGCAAGGCCGCTGACGGTGCCCGAGTTTTCTATGCTATTAGCGATCGTGGACCGAATGCCGATGCACCGACATATGAGGAGAGTGGCAAAAAGATCAAAACGAAAATGTTTGCCACTCCTCAGTACACCCCATCGTTCGGCGCAGTTCGGGTGCACGACGGCAAAGCTGTTCTTTCCAGCCTCATCTCACTGAAAAATGAAAACATGGTGCCGATCAGTGGCCGTCCAATCCCGCAGGGACTCGTGGGGTCGACCGGAGAAACACCCCTTGATGATTCCCTCACCAAACTCGACTTTGACTCAGATGGACTTGATACAGAAGGCATCGCCATTGATCGCCAAAACAAACATACCATATGGATATGCGATGAATACGGCCCTTTTATCGCCAAGGTAGACAGTAATACTGGTCGTATTCTCAAGAAATATGCCCCAGGAAAAGAGCTGCCCGCTATAGCGACTTCTCGCCAACCCAACCGAGGCTTCGAAGGCATAGCCGTGACTCCCTCGAACAAAGTACTGACTGCGATCCAATCAGTTTGTGATGTCGATGGAAAAATCAAAAAATCAAAAGCGACATTTATTCGTCTTCTCCTTCTTGATCCGGAAACAGGAACCGTCAAACAGTATGCGTACCCGCATAACAGAGATGACTACAAACACTCCCGCGATGCAAAAATTGGTGATCTTCATGCGCTTTCCGAGACCCAGTTCATATTGATTGAACGGGGAAAAAATGCTGATGGGAAAACTCGTATCCCATTCTATGTGATTGATATTGCCGATGCGACGGATATTTCAGGTATGAAGACATCCGATGGAAAGGAACTCGAAACACTTCATAAGAAAAAAGCTCTTGAGGATATGGGCATCCATTTCGTTAAAAAAACGAAAATCGTGGATATTAAAGACCTTGGATGGAAACCGGGCAAAGCGGAAGGAGTAGCACTCCTGCCAGACAAGCGAACTCTCGCCATCACATCAGATAACGATTTTGGTTTTACTTACAAAGTCATCAACCCAGTCAAGGATGACAATGGCAAAACCGTCAAGAAGATCACTGCCTATACTGTCGATTCAACAGGTCAGGTCAGTTACAAGGGGACACCTGTGGACACCAAGGTAGAATTGGTCCCTACACAGGCCGCTTCGAAACTTTGGCTCGTCACACTGCCCAAGAAAGTAGATGAATATTAG
- a CDS encoding DUF4197 domain-containing protein, with translation MQPKFYMFLLSFFVIVPFFTPTQSANAGWADTLKKVGTEMADEKAKKSGLSYTSSEAVSGIKEVLSQGTDYGTSILSSAGGFSQNSETALSLPSGLSALTSLGGDSSGLLSALNTAAENSVPETSDLIMSAISDTDITETSDLLDGGETAITQFFESQSRDSLKTMVTPVVTKSIESAGVNSYLQPLMAAQTLTGGDSTLFDPVDYVSEKTLDGMFYYMGVKEKEIRTSGAASASSLLQKLF, from the coding sequence ATGCAACCGAAATTTTACATGTTCCTTTTATCCTTTTTTGTGATCGTCCCCTTTTTCACCCCCACCCAGTCGGCCAACGCCGGTTGGGCAGATACCCTTAAAAAAGTCGGCACAGAAATGGCTGACGAAAAGGCCAAGAAATCAGGCCTATCCTATACATCCTCCGAAGCCGTCTCCGGGATCAAAGAAGTCCTTTCTCAGGGAACAGACTATGGCACCTCCATTCTCAGTTCAGCGGGCGGCTTTTCGCAAAACTCAGAAACAGCATTGTCACTCCCCAGTGGGCTGAGCGCCTTGACCAGCCTTGGCGGCGATTCATCCGGCCTGCTTTCTGCTCTCAATACCGCTGCTGAAAACTCCGTTCCAGAGACAAGTGATCTCATCATGTCTGCCATCAGCGATACGGATATCACGGAAACTTCCGACCTGCTTGACGGTGGGGAGACAGCTATCACGCAATTTTTTGAATCACAGAGTCGCGATAGTCTCAAAACAATGGTTACACCCGTTGTGACCAAAAGCATTGAATCCGCAGGGGTCAATTCCTATCTCCAGCCGCTCATGGCTGCCCAAACCCTGACCGGTGGGGACAGTACTCTCTTTGACCCTGTGGATTACGTCTCGGAAAAGACCTTGGACGGCATGTTTTACTACATGGGAGTCAAGGAGAAAGAAATCAGGACATCAGGCGCAGCTTCAGCTTCGAGCCTCCTGCAAAAGCTTTTTTAA
- a CDS encoding chemotaxis protein CheX: MNVELAKPFIKAAVDVLSTMAFIKPTVGRPYVKKDNLAAGDVSGMVGITGEQNGSVSLSFSRGCAVAIVKNMLGDEIEDIMQDVKDAVGELTNMISGQARAGLAERGLVFQGSTPTVVMGDNHTISHMAKAPIMAIPFTTPDGNFTIEFCFE; the protein is encoded by the coding sequence ATGAACGTTGAACTGGCAAAGCCCTTTATCAAAGCAGCAGTCGATGTATTGTCCACAATGGCTTTCATCAAGCCAACCGTCGGCCGCCCATATGTGAAAAAGGACAATCTCGCCGCAGGCGATGTCTCCGGCATGGTCGGCATCACCGGAGAACAGAATGGGAGTGTCTCCCTATCCTTTTCCCGAGGATGTGCGGTCGCCATCGTCAAGAACATGCTGGGCGATGAGATCGAAGATATCATGCAGGACGTCAAGGATGCCGTAGGCGAATTGACAAACATGATTTCAGGCCAGGCCCGTGCGGGACTGGCAGAAAGAGGCCTTGTTTTTCAGGGGTCCACTCCCACCGTGGTCATGGGTGACAACCACACTATTTCACATATGGCGAAGGCTCCGATCATGGCGATCCCCTTCACGACACCAGACGGCAACTTCACCATCGAGTTTTGTTTCGAATAG
- a CDS encoding dimethylarginine dimethylaminohydrolase family protein, giving the protein MFTHAITRRPSPEMVNGITTANLGTPDHDLALKQHDAYCSALSSLGLAVTILEPEQGYPDCCFVEDTAVVCQDVAVIAPLGAPSRQGEQVSLEPVLAGFKPLVRVESPANFEGGDVLQIDKMFYVGLSRRTNMAGAEALGAAVKKFGYDWKALPCGPSLHFKTDVNYIGKNTLLVSPFFAESPVLAGFDTIVVEDEEAYARNCLLINETVLVPKGFPKTLQAVEKVTSSIIVLDMSEFRKLDGGLSCLSLRF; this is encoded by the coding sequence ATGTTCACACACGCAATCACACGGAGACCTTCACCTGAAATGGTGAACGGGATTACCACCGCTAACTTGGGGACGCCGGACCATGATCTGGCCTTGAAGCAGCATGATGCTTATTGTTCGGCTTTGTCTAGCTTGGGGCTTGCCGTCACAATACTTGAACCGGAACAAGGATATCCAGACTGTTGCTTTGTGGAGGATACAGCTGTTGTTTGCCAAGATGTCGCAGTGATCGCCCCTTTGGGGGCACCGAGTCGTCAAGGAGAGCAGGTCTCGCTTGAACCTGTGTTGGCTGGTTTCAAGCCACTTGTACGAGTTGAATCCCCAGCCAATTTTGAAGGCGGTGACGTCCTTCAAATCGACAAGATGTTTTACGTCGGGTTGTCCAGGCGGACAAACATGGCAGGAGCTGAAGCTCTCGGAGCTGCGGTCAAAAAGTTTGGGTATGACTGGAAGGCTCTTCCTTGTGGGCCAAGCTTGCACTTCAAAACCGATGTCAACTATATTGGGAAGAATACTCTCTTGGTCTCTCCTTTTTTCGCAGAGTCCCCTGTTCTCGCGGGATTTGATACCATCGTGGTTGAAGATGAGGAAGCGTATGCCAGGAATTGTTTGCTTATCAATGAGACCGTTTTGGTCCCTAAAGGATTTCCCAAAACGCTTCAAGCGGTAGAGAAAGTGACTTCCTCAATCATTGTTTTGGATATGTCCGAATTCAGAAAATTGGATGGCGGACTCAGTTGTTTGTCTCTTCGGTTTTAA